Below is a window of Solanum stenotomum isolate F172 chromosome 7, ASM1918654v1, whole genome shotgun sequence DNA.
AATGAAATATTGTCCCAAATTTGTGTTTGAAAAGTTGATTGAAAACGAGAATGATTTTGAAAGAAGAAAGCCTTTGCCTTTTCTTGATGGTGGGATCAATTGTAAGTTatgtttgtatatatattgttttattttgagtcttctatttttaatgtttttgtgTCTTAGTGTATAATTATGCATATCATATCGCGTGTATGGCTGAGTGTCAATGAGTACAAATATAGTTCAAGTTTGGAAGTTTGATGAGTTGTTATTTTACCAACTTATTAAACTTTATTCATGAAttatttctatgttttaatGCTATGGAGGAGATTTTAGGCCCTAGTTCTCTCATATGCATACATTTCTgacaaaatgaaaattgaaCGATTTGGAACGAAAATTCACTGAACACACCGACAAGGAACCGACTCCAGGAGGAGAAGATCGACGTTCTGTTGACTGGAAAGGGAGAAACGGTCTTAAGCATTGACGTTGAACAATTAGGCATGACATTCCACCAATCCAAACATAGGTTCAACTATGAGGAGACGCACTGAAGCGGCGTTGCAACCAATGGTGGACGTTGTGTATTGGCGTTCCACCAATGCAGCGAAAGTGAAATACAAAAGTTCGGAGGCAAACTCGAATTTCATGGTGAAAGTGTTTCCTTTTGGAAGGTTCTAAGGAAAGAATGATAATATGCGTAATTATGTACTCTTATCATCTATTTTATTGTAGTAGAAAATAGACATTATAGAAGTTCTTACTTGCCCAAGAAGATAACTCAAATTTGTACATCTTCAAGCTTGGATTTGACTTTGGTTACTGATTATGCGTGAAATTGAGTTTTTCTTTATGAGTATAATCTTTATTTCTCCATTTATGAGTAGCTAAACTTCTAGCTAGGGGTGTGTGTGCAAGATGTGGGTGTAAAACTTAATAAGTAGCGATTAaggatgtgtttggtatgaaggatttccaattttctcatttttgatTGGcttaaatgttttccaaatcaacttattttcctcaaatttaagaaaaatgccttctcttcaaaaattaaggaaaacattttccaaaactctacttcatccttcaatctttttttcttaCCTTATCTCGTACCCCACACCCGACATTtctcatcccaaaaaaaaaactatttttaaaaattttcttattttttaaatttcaaatatttcccCCCTAAGCCCAAACCAGCCTCCCtccccaaaacaaaaaaaaagcataaaaagttaaaagttatattttgaaaaatatttcaaattttaagatttttttttacctcaccCAACACCTACCACTCNNNNNNNNNNNNNNNNNNNNNNNNNNNNNNNNNNNNNNNNNNNNNNNNNNNNNNNNNcccccccccccccactccCTACCCAGGCTAACTTccgtcaaaaaataaaattgtttttgaaaaatatttcaaaaatttaaaagttttcattTTTATGCCACCCCAACTCCTACCCCCTGGCCGCACCCCCCTCCCCtctaaaaaaacatgaaaaaaatattaattttttttttcaaaatttaaatttttttgattttaacGCCACTCCTACCCCTACCCCAGCCATCCCCTAACTATCACCCTCgtcagaaaaaaattaatttttgtttgaaaaataattcaaatttttaaaattttattttttacgcCACTgggtcaaaaattatttttctaaaaagtattttctagtctcaagccaaaaataaaagatattttctgaaaatatttttcatccaccaaccaaacattttcaacaaaatatttCTACTCActaaccaaacatgaaaaaataagttaaaaatccacttgttttccaggaaaacactttctatggaaaacattttccttcataccaaacacaccctaaatagTTCTACACTCAATTGTTATGCATAGATTTGTTGTTGTCTTgaagttttaattaaaaatcaatGGTTGCAAACAATGATTAAACTCTCTAACACTATTTTGACTTGAGAAAGCAAAAATATAGTTGGGTAAGACTTCATTAGTGAAGACTTGAGAAATTTGTCATGAGATAgtctaatttgattttatttcttattgaaGGGTAGAGCTAGAGACCAAATGCTATCTATGTATTGACTGATTTGGAATTGACTAATCATTGCCTATTTTGTTGAAACCTCATTATAATGCATACACCCCTAGTTGTCTCCATCTTGTTGAAACTAGTTCGTGTTGACTTCATGCAATTGATACTTGAAATCAAAGTAATTTAGTGTTTCCAAATTCCCCCCAATTTTATATACTTGTCTGAGATAACATGGTATTAGTTAAATTTGAATTGACAAATCAGTTGAAGCATAATCCTCTTTGTTAGTCCTTGTGGTTCAACCCCGACCTCGAATGTTGGATATTGTTTTTGCATATGGCCACCTATGCCTTATATGCGAGGTATAGTTGAGCATTATCAATACTACTTACTCATTAGAGTAGTTTTTAGTAACACAAGTCTTTTGCAACCAATTCTAAGAAGCAACAACACTTTTGCCAAAAATTTGCCAACACTAACTATGGGTTaaatactttgaaaaaaaaaaactggatATAACTTAAATAGCAGGGTGAAAAGTAGCTACTGAGTACAATTCCTAGGTCACTTTTCAAAGATCATGTACATTTCAATAGGTTGTAACATCTTTCCTGATGATAAAGCAGAGGCAGACATTCTTCTGTAGCGTCGTCTATCCACAAACTCATATTTGGCTATCCTAACTCCAAAGTAGAATTCGGGTTTAGGTTAAAACCTAAGAATTCCCTCAACTCATATTTTTGCTATAAATTCAAGGTTCGATTCTCCAGTGTGGACACAGCCTATATACCAAAGGAGATAAATTCTCACCCCCTTCAAATTATATTCTAGCTGTCACTGTGAAAATTAGTGGTACATAATAGCCAACAGCTCTCAAAAAGGTGGTTCATCCAAAGAAAAGAATTTGCGTATAGGAGAAAACAGCAACAGCTTCAGTTTTATCACATATAGTTTATAAGGAATCCAAATGTTAGATCCACACCATAGCTGGTGATCAATAAAGCACTTGGGCAACAGTTAGACTCTAAGAGAGTAATAATGAGATGATGTAAGCCCCATCACAAGAAAAGTTTCATCTGCTTCTTCACTAGAAAAGTTTTCTATATTCATCTGCCTCGTCAGCCATCTCCTCAATGCTTCTGTCTTTCCTTTCCTTGTCCAAATCAAGTGACTGCTTCATCTCTTTCTCCTTCACGTCCAACTGTATGAACAATGCGAaggattaatataatttatgtttcAAATCCACCCAACTAAGTATGACCAATCAGTAGCAGATATTTGAATCTTACAGCATCATAAATCTCATCATTCTTTTCAAAATCGCCACTTTTCCGTGGGATGATGTGAATATGAACATGAGGAACTGTCTGTCCTGCCTGGGGTCCATCCTGAGATATTAACAGAAACAAATAACTTAGCACCAGCTTTCCAAGCAGAGGATAGGccaaaaaacaaaatacataTTAGAAACTGCAAGGAGTATGCACAATTCCAACACAGTTAAAATCCACCTATccattttatatcaaaattgatgcggagaaaactgtatatatgTCAAATGCTGCATTTACATGTCTTTTAGAAAATTTCAGCATATCAGAATCTGTAGTATTTTTTGAGAACATACAACATTATGGTTAAAGATAACAACAAAGCCTACTTACTTGGATTGTAAATGTAAGAGAAGATGCCTTGTGGTATGACTCAAGTTGTTTGCCAACTTTTTGTGCTGTAATCCACAAGTCGCTAGTCTCATCAGTAGTAAGCTCAGCAAAGCGTTGTACTTCACGCCTTGGGCAGACAAGCACATGTACATTTCGTTAAGTATACCAAAGTAACCATAGCAAAGTTTTTAAGATTGGAGATAACTGAGGCTCTAAGCATATTAGCAAAATGTTTAGAAGAATGCCACCTCATACTGCAGGTcagaggaaaagaaaaaaaaaatgcgaGCGTTTTAAGAAAGTAATACGATGTAGAGTATTATGTGTGCAAAAGCCAATAAAGCACAAAACAGAACCTATTACAGTGGTGGGAGAAAATTAAAGTTACAGATATTTCAAAAGATAGGAACAAGCATCATTTCCAATAGACAACAATTTGTTCTCAACTGTCTAtcataattcaagaaatatGAACTCATAATGATGGTCTTTGAAAAGTTTATTAACTGTATTTGGAGGATGAGTCTATGAGAGCAATCATATAAGCTACAGTAGTCCCTTAGGGGAACATTGGTAAAATTGGAATGATAGACAGAAGTCATACAGGGTACATCAAATAACACTATTTTTATCTGGTTGCGAACTTTCATGCTCCAGTTAAGGGAGCCAACTCCTACGTATTGCAGAGTTTTAACATAAATTAGTATATTATCAGACAAGACAAAACATATCCTTAGAATTTCCAAAGCAAGTTTAATTCATATATGTCCAGAGGGTATCACAGCTAGCTTTTTGGATGTCTTTTCTGCATCTACTGAGGAAAGTAGCACAACTAGAAGAGAATAGCGGTAAAGGAGTGAACCAAGGGTAAATACAACTGCCAACAAATTTTGATCAAAGATGGGAGTCAAAGAGAGAAAGATGTTATTTCAATCAATTGCTCAACACAAATCACGAGGAGAAATTacatattttgatacattcatGATAGAAATCTTTAAGTTAGGTCTGCAAAAGTGAAGGATACCATGAATAATATGAGAGATAGAAAAGTATTTTCCTCGTGGTATCCAGTAGAGTAGTATGGAAAACGAGGCTATTTAATGTTATACTAACATCTGGGAAGAGTCAAACAAGTGAAAAAAGTACTTTGTTTCGAATATATACAAACAAAAGAGAGATTCGAAGTCTTGCAAACTAACATGGTATTATGTGTATGATTCAGATCATGAAGCTTTGGAAAAGAGTGATAGATCATAGATTTAGGGAAACTACAAAGATGATGGACAACCAATTTGCATGGTAGATTTATAACAATGTTCCTAGTTTTGCTAAAAAGATTGAACAACATTTATAGAGATAGGATAAAGGATCTCCATAAGATATTAATTAAACTAGAGATGGAGAAAGCATCTAATACAAGTGTGAAGAAAAGACCTTTAGTTGGTACTTGAGAAGAAAGTAATTCATATCAAATACACACATCTTAAAAAGGATATATGAAAGAGTGTTCAAAAGTGATGGAACAGAGAGAGAAGGAGATACGGAGGAGATATAAAGGAGTTTCCATTAAGGGTGGATTTATACAAAGGATCTACACTAAGCACGTTCTTGTTTACCTAGTTATGAGAGCTAATCAATATTCAATAGCATGTAGGATGAGGTTACATGGTGCATGCTCTTTACAAATGATTTAGTATTGATCGACGAAACTAGAGTTGACCAAAAGTTGGAGATATGGAGAAGTATTCTAGAAAGTAAGAGTTCCAGAATAAGTAGAACGAAGACAACATCTAAGCACTGCAAGCATCTTCATAAAGAATAGGTAggtgaagtaaaaaaaaattcattacaaTTTGAAGAGATTAGACAGGATTATAATGTCTAAGTGAAGACAATTCAAATATTTAGGCTAATCTTTTAGGAGAATAGCTAGATAGATTAAATGTAAAGGCAGCCCGGCGCACTAATTCTCTGGCTATGTGCGGGGTCGGGAGTAGGCCGAACCACAAGGGTCTATTGTATGCAGCCTTAACCTGGATTTCTGCAAGAAGTTGTTTCCACGGCTTAAACCTGTGACCTCTTGGTCACATGGCAACAACTTTACCAGTTACTCCAAGGCTTCCCTTCCCAGATAAATTAAATGTAATACATGACGTTAAAAAACGATGGTTGAAAGAGAGGAGTTATAAGGAATCACTTAAGAGATAATAAACACAATAAGATGAAAGCAACTACTATAGAATGGTTGTAAAAGTAGCAATTCTGCATGAGAGAGAATTTTGGGCCCTAAAGCTCAACACATCCACAAGACGTGAATATTCAGATGGACAAGATTAGAAATGACCATATAAGAAAGGGAGTGTAAATAGTTTAGCTAtgatcttcttcttcacagACCTTATATGCATCAGCATTGGTCTATATGTACAGAACTGAAAATGTTTTAGAACAGACGGGGTAGACCTCAAAACACATAGAAGAAAACCGTCTAAGAAAATCTAAACCTCTAGGAAACAATGCAGGTTTAATACCTAAGAACATAACAGAACAGAAGAAAAATATGCTTGATTGTTCTTGTTACATTTACATAGGGATTGGTTTTTTCATAGGTCATTATATAATGGTTGTGACTTGTATCCATGCAACGATAAGTGTGggacttaaaaaatattaaattttttattttaagaaaagaagacctctaatttgaaaacaaaaaacaaaaaaaacctTGAATTAcctaaaataagaaataatataagtacttagtacaaaataaaatagaccTAAACAGAACGGACTGGATGATACGGGTTCAATTGAGCATAGTTGCTATACTAGCTGACCGATTAAGAGTGAGTCACCATTTAAAAGAGTGCTGAACTTTCTAAACTGATCACAGAGGCATGTTTTATTTGCACATATACACCCAAATACATATGTGTCTTTGTTGTGGATGAGAggaagttaattaattaagtatttgtttatattttttaagtagatttatttattatttatttataatttaagtagttttatttattattattagaataGGGTTTTATGTTTCATAGCTTCATAAGGATTAGGTTAATAAACCACAGTCCAAAGAAATTTGGAATTCTGTCTTGGAGAAATGTGAGAAGAAGTTGGTCAGATGGAAAACACAATATTTATCAAAGTGGGGCAGACTCACTTTGATAAATGCAGTCTTGGATGCCCTTCCTACGTACATGCTAACTTTGTTCCCAATACCTGCAGGAGTAGTACAGAGATTGGATAAACTAAGAAGGGTTTTTTCTGGCAAGTAAACAAGGAAAAAAAGGAATACCATCTGGTAAAATGGAAAGTTCTGATCACGGGAAAAAAACAAGGAGGATTAGGCATCAAAAATTTGAAGAACCAAAGCAAGGCTCTAAAGCTGAAATGGTTGTGGAGATATGCTCATGAACCACACTCAATGTGGAGCAAGGTGATTAAATTGAAGTACGGAGAGATGGATTCATGGGTCACCAAGGAAGCAACCAATCCCTATGGTGTTACTGTTTGGAGATCAATTAGAAACTGGTGGCCTTTCCTAAGGAATCATACTACTATAACAGTACACAATGGTATCAAGACACGATTCTGGAAAGATAGATGGCATGGTAATCAAAATTTGTCAGAGATCTTCCCTGACATCTTTGACTTAGCACTACATAAAGACAAAACAGTGGCTGAAATGTGGTCTCCCCAAGGTTGGGATCTATCTCTCCGAAGGAATTTAAATGACTGGGAAGTTTGTAGATTAGTTGAGTTCTTTAAAAGGTTGGAATCATTTCAAGGTTTGAAGGAAGGGGAGGACTGCCTACGGTGGACAGAGCACAACAGAGGAAGATACAAAGTGAGCTCAGGTTACAAGGTCATAAACAGGGCTCCTCTAACCCTCAATTGGCCTCAGAGACAAATCTGGAAAGCCAAAATTCCACTCAAGGTGGCAAGCTTCACTTGGCTGCTAGCAAAGGAGGCAGTACTAACACATGGGAATCTGAGAAAATGGAACAACATTTTGGTGACACATTGTTGTTTATGTGGGGAAGCAGCTGAGACAGTTAGGCATTTGTTCTTACATTGCAAAACCACTGATCAACTATGGAAGATTTTCATCAATCTCAGATGCATTCAATGGACAATGCCTAGCAAGATTGTTGACACTATCTCAAGTTGGGAGGAAGCAGGAATTGAGGCAAAGAATAGAAGTTATTGGAGGACCATTCCAGCATGCATCTGGTGGACCATTTGGGGAGAAAGGAATGCTAGAAGCTTTGAGGATAGAAGCAGATCCCTACAAATGATCAGAACATATTGTATTCTGttattatgtttttggtgtacaACGAGTTCCCCCGTAGATGTAGAAGCAATCCTAGAAGTATTAGAATCATGCTAGGCTTGCTGTTTTTGTTCCTAGATTTTCATACTTTTTTGTAAAGGGGCATTCAGTACTACATAAGTACATGTTTATAATATAAATCGTTACcttctccaaaaaaaaaggattaggttaagttatagttattagtttgAAATAGGATTTAGGTCTCCTACTTTCAGAAAAATTTAGACTTCCTATTGATGTAATAAGACTCCTATTTAAAGGGGCTTTTGATGATAAATCGGTAAGTCATTTTTCAGCAAAAAGCaaaagattagagttctctcTTCCATTGTACTCCAAGGTTTCACTCTCCCTTTAAAGAGCTGAAGAGATCGGAGTTCTCTCTTTTAATGAACTCTAAGGTTTCAACCTCCCTTTAACGAGTTAATTATATATCGCCATATGAATCGATCATTCCCTAAAGATTCATAacaatttggtatcagagtctTAACACAATGGGCGATGAGATCACTTCCAGATTTCAAGAAGAACGTGTCATTACAGAAACCCTAATAGACTCTAAAATTGCAGCAGTGGAACAACGCCTCAGTGAAAAAATTATCCAAGTCATCCAAGAACAATTGTTTAGATTGGGAGTTGGCTCCAGCAACCCATAGACCTGAGTCATATAGCGCCCACAGAACTGGTAGATCAACAATTCCTGCTACTAAAGGCAATACACCACCTATTCAACTAGCCGATAAGAATCATCCAATAAGTGGTAATTCACCTTTGATAGTGCAAAGTTATGCAAAGATGAATTTTCCTACTtttaacaacatcaacaacccATTAATTTGGTCACATCATTGTGAGCAATTTGGACCTCGTAAAGGTAGCAACAGGATGGGTGAATTAGTCACACTTCAGCAAACTGATAGAATTGAAATTTATCAACATCAACTTCAAGATAAATTGGCTAGGACTATAATTGGACAATTAAGTTGATACTATTTAAGATCTTTTGAATGATTGTCCCGAAATTTGAGCTTGAGGACAAAATGTTGTGGATGCGAggaagttaattaattaagtatttgattatattttttaagtagatttatttattatttatttataatttaagtagctttatttattattctagaatagAGTTTTATGTTTCATAGCTTCATAAGAATTAGGTTAAATTATAGTTAGTAGTTGGAAATAGGATTTAGGTCTCCTACTATCATAAGAATTTAGACTTCCTATTGATGTAATAAGACTCCTATAGAAAGGggattttgatgaataaatcGGTAAGTCATTTTTCAGCAAAAAGCAAGAGATTAGAGTTCTCTCTTCCATGAACTGTAAGGTTTCAGTCTCTCTTTGAAGAGCTGAAGAGATTGGGGTTGTCTCTTTTAATGAACTCTAAGGGTTCAGCCTCCCTTTAATGAGCTGATAAGATTCATAACAGTCTTGCATTAAAAGAAATATCTAAGCATAGGGTGACTGGACAGAAACATACTAAAAGTAAATTGAGGAGATAAACAAGCGCCATATTCTAGCTTCCTCACTATCATCACAACCAACTATATtcacaaaaagaaatatttaatgaaTCTCCATCAACCGTTCAATTACAGAGTGCACAAGGATATGACCTgcatgaaaagaaaagagagctCAATAGATGGTATTCATGCAAGAACTGAAAATGATGACATAAGTATAAAACTTTTGTTTTTCCAGATACATaagaaatatgaataaataCCACAACGTACAATGGACTAGCAGAAGAATATACAAATAACAGAAGTATGAATTGAAAAAGGAAGTAGCAAAAGGAACACACTGAGCATAAAGAGAATCTGTTCTCGGTGTTTGTTTATACATTGGTTGGAGAAgatttttgtataaaaatagCAGAATCAAGATAATTTCCATAGATTCCACATCCTAAGCAGTTTGGCTCTGACAAATTACCGGATCATCATAGTAGAAGTGTTGTAAGTGAGACCTTAGTCTAGACCTATGTTGCTCAGTCTCTTTAAAAGTGCTAAGGGGTGCAtgtcggatccttcaaaagtagtgcatttttggaggatctgaca
It encodes the following:
- the LOC125870456 gene encoding bifunctional bis(5'-adenosyl)-triphosphatase/adenylylsulfatase FHIT, which produces MLKHNLTPLSNFLQFHSKASNHLFPLARISSSSSHSQSKMEATSYMFGPYKIDKKEVFYSTDFSYALVNLRPLLPGHVLVCPRREVQRFAELTTDETSDLWITAQKVGKQLESYHKASSLTFTIQDGPQAGQTVPHVHIHIIPRKSGDFEKNDEIYDALDVKEKEMKQSLDLDKERKDRSIEEMADEADEYRKLF